The following are encoded in a window of Flavobacterium sp. WC2421 genomic DNA:
- the folE gene encoding GTP cyclohydrolase I FolE, which produces MIKEMKSYEKTEQYDAETTNVLAANYKTIIHGLGEDVTREGLEKTPERVAKAMQFLTHGYAIDPLEILKSALFTEDHSQMIVVKNIEVYSMCEHHMLPFFGKAHVAYIPNGKIVGLSKIPRIVDAYARRMQVQERLTDQIKDCIQEALEPLGVAVVIEAQHMCMQMRGIQKQNSFTTTSSFTGAFEKNKTRKEFISLISNKLS; this is translated from the coding sequence ATGATTAAAGAAATGAAAAGTTACGAAAAAACAGAACAGTATGATGCTGAAACAACGAATGTATTAGCAGCCAATTACAAAACAATAATTCACGGTTTAGGGGAAGACGTTACTAGAGAAGGTCTTGAAAAAACACCCGAACGTGTCGCTAAAGCCATGCAGTTTTTGACTCATGGATACGCAATTGACCCATTAGAAATATTAAAATCGGCATTGTTTACGGAAGACCATAGCCAAATGATTGTGGTGAAAAATATCGAAGTATATTCTATGTGTGAACATCATATGCTCCCTTTTTTTGGAAAAGCACACGTAGCTTATATTCCAAACGGAAAAATTGTAGGACTTAGTAAAATTCCTAGAATTGTAGATGCATATGCCCGTAGAATGCAAGTTCAAGAACGATTGACTGACCAAATTAAAGATTGTATTCAAGAAGCATTAGAACCATTAGGTGTTGCGGTAGTCATTGAAGCACAACACATGTGCATGCAAATGCGTGGCATTCAAAAACAAAATTCTTTCACAACTACTTCCTCTTTTACAGGTGCATTTGAAAAAAATAAAACTAGAAAAGAATTTATCAGCTTGATTTCTAATAAATTAAGTTAA
- a CDS encoding MerR family transcriptional regulator: MINNVKNVFSIKDLENLSGIKAHTIRIWEKRYNVLQPMRTDTNIRLYDLASLQKLLNITLLHDHGYKISKIAAYSEEKIPSLVREITSSKNAKNHAISAFKMAMMNFDQELFFNTYNWLIAEKSFKEVFHQVFIPLMNELGLLWQTDTISPAHEHFISYLIKQKLVINIEKVQTQKPSKTDKVFVLSLPMNEIHELGLMYINYEIVLQGYKAIYLGESMPIENLKDLKKHFESIVFLSYFTVQPERNIVNEYVDEMITQLLDENTSLWYIGRLAEFIHMEKRDDKVVVFNSISDLVDKI, translated from the coding sequence ATGATAAACAATGTAAAAAATGTTTTTAGTATAAAAGATTTAGAAAATCTTTCAGGTATTAAAGCGCATACAATTCGCATTTGGGAAAAGAGGTATAACGTTTTACAGCCAATGCGTACGGATACTAATATTAGATTGTATGATTTAGCTAGTTTGCAAAAGCTATTAAATATTACTTTGTTACATGATCACGGCTATAAAATTTCTAAAATCGCGGCCTATTCTGAAGAAAAAATCCCATCACTTGTACGCGAAATAACTTCTTCTAAAAATGCTAAAAATCATGCAATCAGTGCTTTTAAAATGGCAATGATGAATTTCGATCAAGAGCTTTTTTTTAATACATACAATTGGTTAATAGCCGAGAAGTCATTTAAAGAAGTTTTCCATCAAGTATTTATTCCCCTTATGAATGAACTGGGTTTGTTATGGCAAACAGATACTATTTCTCCTGCACATGAGCATTTTATCAGCTATTTAATAAAACAAAAATTAGTTATAAATATTGAAAAAGTGCAAACGCAAAAACCTTCTAAAACGGATAAGGTTTTTGTCTTATCTCTTCCAATGAATGAAATACATGAATTAGGTTTAATGTATATCAACTATGAAATAGTACTACAGGGTTATAAAGCAATCTATCTTGGTGAGAGTATGCCAATAGAAAACTTGAAGGACCTCAAAAAACATTTTGAATCAATAGTCTTTTTATCTTATTTCACTGTACAACCAGAGCGTAACATAGTTAATGAATATGTTGACGAAATGATAACTCAGTTACTTGACGAGAATACGTCACTTTGGTATATTGGTCGACTAGCAGAATTTATCCATATGGAAAAGCGTGATGATAAAGTTGTTGTTTTTAATTCTATTTCAGATTTAGTAGATAAAATTTAA
- a CDS encoding phytoene desaturase family protein, with protein sequence MKKKITIIGSGFAALSASCYLAKMGHQVAVFEKNASIGGRARQLKKEGFTFDMGPSWYWMPDVFDRFFADFGKKTSDYYELIKLSPAYRVYYGVDDFIAIADNLIEIETTFEKIEKGSGQILDDFMMEAQSNYNIAIKDLVYRPGVSPLELVTMETAMKVGAFFSNISKDIRKKFKNEKLIQILEFPVLFLGAKPSDTPSFYSFMNFADFGLGTWHPKTGMFDVVKAMESLALELGVTFHTNANIEKIIVEDKTAKAIVVNGKRIDSDIVLSGADYHHTETLLDKEHRAYSAKYWKSRVFAPSSLLFYVGFNKKIKNISHHALFFDVDFKQHAADIYDKPQWPKEPLFYANFPSLTDKTAAPEGMETGFFLIPLAPGIEDTEELREEYFDKIMDRFERVTQQSIKKNIIFKESFCKNDFVSEYNSYKGNAYGMANTLLQTAFLRPKLKSKKVNNLYFTGQLTVPGPGVPPALISGKLVSELIEKQIKEYYYEAII encoded by the coding sequence ATGAAAAAGAAAATTACAATTATAGGTTCGGGTTTCGCTGCATTGTCTGCTTCTTGCTATTTAGCAAAAATGGGTCATCAGGTTGCCGTTTTTGAAAAGAATGCCTCGATAGGAGGTAGAGCTAGGCAGTTAAAAAAAGAAGGTTTTACCTTTGATATGGGACCAAGTTGGTACTGGATGCCTGATGTTTTTGATCGTTTTTTTGCCGATTTTGGAAAAAAAACTTCTGATTATTACGAGCTCATAAAACTTTCTCCAGCGTATCGCGTATATTATGGAGTGGATGATTTTATAGCTATAGCAGATAATCTAATCGAAATTGAAACTACTTTCGAAAAAATCGAAAAAGGAAGTGGCCAAATTTTAGATGACTTTATGATGGAAGCACAAAGCAATTATAATATTGCCATCAAAGATTTAGTATATCGTCCAGGAGTTTCACCACTTGAATTGGTGACTATGGAGACGGCAATGAAAGTGGGAGCCTTTTTTAGTAATATCAGTAAAGATATTCGCAAGAAATTCAAAAATGAAAAACTGATTCAAATTCTTGAATTTCCCGTTTTGTTCTTAGGAGCTAAACCGTCAGATACGCCTTCATTTTATAGTTTTATGAATTTTGCCGACTTTGGTCTTGGAACTTGGCATCCCAAAACAGGAATGTTTGACGTGGTTAAAGCAATGGAAAGTTTAGCACTTGAACTAGGGGTTACTTTTCATACCAATGCTAATATTGAAAAGATTATAGTCGAAGATAAAACGGCAAAAGCAATTGTTGTCAATGGCAAACGAATTGATTCAGATATTGTTTTAAGTGGTGCTGATTATCATCATACCGAAACTTTACTAGATAAGGAACATAGAGCCTATTCAGCAAAATATTGGAAAAGTCGAGTTTTTGCACCTTCGTCACTATTGTTCTATGTGGGTTTTAATAAAAAAATAAAAAACATTTCACATCATGCTTTATTTTTTGATGTAGATTTTAAGCAACATGCAGCTGATATTTATGACAAACCACAATGGCCTAAAGAACCTTTGTTTTATGCTAATTTCCCTTCGCTGACTGATAAAACAGCAGCGCCAGAAGGAATGGAAACGGGTTTTTTCTTGATACCATTGGCGCCTGGAATAGAAGATACAGAAGAATTAAGGGAGGAATATTTTGATAAAATTATGGATCGTTTTGAACGCGTAACACAGCAAAGCATTAAAAAAAATATTATATTTAAGGAATCCTTTTGCAAAAATGATTTTGTATCTGAGTACAATTCATACAAAGGCAATGCCTACGGAATGGCAAATACTTTATTGCAAACGGCTTTTTTAAGACCAAAATTAAAAAGTAAAAAAGTAAACAATCTCTATTTTACAGGGCAATTAACTGTTCCAGGACCTGGAGTTCCACCTGCACTAATTTCCGGAAAATTAGTATCTGAGTTAATAGAAAAGCAAATTAAAGAATACTATTATGAAGCAATTATTTGA
- a CDS encoding ion channel has product MALLERINMRAKAKQNTGFGTNASSYGGRFVNKNGSANIEKRGMHALHRISWYHTMIEMSAWKFMAIILSFYISINFVFAAIYYGIGVEHLDGIALSDNKWEQFGKAYFFSAQTFTTVGYGHISPTGFLTSALSAAEALIGLLSFAIATGLFFGRFSRPTAFLKFSHNAVIAPYDDIKGLMIRLTPFKNTNFSDAEAQITLGMNIEENGKMVNRFYSLDLELQKISALNLSWTLVHPITEDSPLYNFTKEDYANLRGEILVYIKTFDDMFSNTVAIRTSYTFDEVVYGAKFESMYFRSIDNSKTVLNLEKLNAFQLVDME; this is encoded by the coding sequence ATGGCATTATTAGAAAGAATTAATATGAGAGCTAAAGCAAAGCAAAATACTGGTTTTGGTACTAATGCAAGTAGCTATGGAGGACGTTTTGTAAATAAAAATGGTTCGGCAAACATTGAGAAACGAGGTATGCATGCTTTGCATCGCATCAGTTGGTATCATACTATGATAGAAATGTCAGCGTGGAAATTCATGGCTATTATTTTGTCCTTCTATATCAGTATTAATTTTGTTTTTGCGGCCATTTATTATGGAATTGGCGTTGAACACCTTGACGGAATTGCTTTATCAGATAATAAGTGGGAACAATTTGGAAAAGCTTATTTCTTTAGTGCGCAAACCTTTACGACTGTTGGTTATGGCCATATAAGTCCTACTGGTTTCTTAACTAGTGCACTTTCTGCAGCCGAAGCGCTTATTGGCTTGTTGAGTTTTGCTATTGCGACGGGATTGTTCTTCGGTAGATTTAGTAGACCAACTGCTTTTCTTAAATTTTCGCATAATGCAGTTATCGCTCCGTATGATGATATCAAAGGTTTAATGATACGGTTAACTCCTTTTAAAAATACTAATTTTAGTGATGCCGAAGCTCAAATTACATTGGGAATGAATATTGAGGAGAATGGGAAAATGGTAAATCGATTTTATTCTCTTGATCTTGAACTGCAAAAAATAAGTGCACTAAATTTAAGCTGGACCTTGGTTCACCCTATTACTGAAGATAGTCCACTCTATAATTTTACGAAAGAAGATTATGCCAATTTGCGTGGTGAAATTTTGGTTTATATTAAAACTTTTGATGATATGTTTAGTAATACAGTTGCCATCCGTACTTCATATACTTTTGATGAAGTCGTTTATGGTGCTAAGTTCGAGTCTATGTATTTTAGAAGTATCGATAATTCTAAAACAGTTTTGAATTTAGAAAAGTTGAATGCATTTCAATTGGTTGATATGGAATAA
- a CDS encoding SDR family oxidoreductase, translating to MKILLTGATGYIGKRLLPILVAQGHDIICCVRDKNRFYVPIELIKNIEVIEVDFLKKETLNNIPNDIDAAYYLIHSMSSSADNYDELEQASAENFVTKINTTHAKQVIYLSGIVNDKSLSKHLSSRKNVENILSSGTFALTTLRAGIIVGSGSASFEIIRDLVNKLPVMITPKWLNTKCQPIAINDVLDFLSKSLLNPVTYNQSFDIGGPDILTYKEMLLAFAKAKKLKRWIFTVPVMTPKLSSYWLYFVTSTSYKLASALVSSMKVEVICRDTKINELLQVKPMSYEQALSRALIKVDEDKVASSWKDSLISGRFNSNISEYLQVPKKDCFIDRRKMEIINRAYTIHQIWSIGGETGWYYGDWLWGLRGFIDKLYGGVGSRRGRTNKHDIHAGDALDFWRVLYANKSEGKLILFAEMKLPGEAWLEFKIIGTTLYQSATFRPRGIWGKLYWYSVLPFHGFIFKGMLAKLIR from the coding sequence ATGAAAATTCTCTTAACAGGCGCAACAGGTTATATCGGGAAGCGACTATTACCCATTTTAGTAGCACAAGGTCACGATATAATCTGTTGTGTAAGAGATAAAAACAGGTTCTATGTTCCAATTGAATTAATAAAAAACATCGAAGTTATTGAAGTTGATTTTCTAAAAAAAGAAACACTAAACAACATTCCTAATGACATTGATGCGGCCTATTACCTGATTCATTCGATGTCAAGTTCTGCTGATAATTATGATGAGTTAGAACAAGCTTCGGCTGAAAATTTTGTGACTAAAATAAATACCACCCATGCCAAACAAGTGATTTACTTGAGCGGTATTGTAAATGACAAATCACTTTCTAAACATTTATCTTCTAGAAAAAATGTAGAAAATATTCTAAGCTCAGGAACTTTCGCCCTTACCACTTTGCGTGCTGGAATTATCGTTGGTTCTGGAAGTGCCTCGTTCGAAATCATTAGGGATTTAGTCAATAAACTTCCAGTAATGATTACGCCCAAATGGCTTAATACCAAATGCCAACCTATTGCCATCAATGATGTACTCGATTTTTTATCTAAATCACTGTTAAACCCCGTCACTTACAATCAAAGTTTTGATATAGGTGGTCCCGATATTTTGACTTATAAAGAAATGTTGTTGGCTTTCGCCAAAGCAAAAAAACTAAAACGCTGGATTTTCACCGTCCCAGTAATGACTCCAAAACTCTCCTCCTACTGGCTTTATTTCGTCACCTCAACTTCTTATAAATTAGCGAGCGCTTTAGTGAGTAGCATGAAAGTAGAAGTGATTTGTAGAGATACAAAAATTAACGAACTGCTTCAGGTAAAACCCATGTCCTACGAACAGGCACTTTCACGAGCATTAATAAAAGTTGATGAAGATAAAGTAGCTTCGAGTTGGAAAGATTCCTTAATCAGTGGTCGATTTAATAGTAATATTTCAGAATATCTACAAGTACCCAAAAAAGACTGTTTTATAGACAGACGCAAAATGGAAATTATAAATCGGGCCTATACCATTCACCAAATTTGGTCCATTGGTGGAGAAACAGGATGGTATTATGGCGATTGGTTGTGGGGATTGCGTGGATTTATTGATAAATTGTATGGTGGTGTAGGTTCTAGAAGAGGACGAACTAATAAACACGACATCCATGCTGGCGATGCACTGGATTTTTGGAGGGTTTTGTATGCTAATAAATCAGAAGGGAAATTAATTCTTTTTGCCGAAATGAAACTCCCGGGAGAAGCTTGGCTAGAATTCAAAATAATTGGAACCACCTTGTATCAATCTGCTACGTTTAGACCTAGAGGTATTTGGGGAAAATTATATTGGTATTCTGTTTTGCCTTTTCATGGGTTTATTTTTAAGGGAATGTTAGCGAAGTTAATTCGTTAA
- a CDS encoding phytoene/squalene synthase family protein, with product MKQLFDDVSFKCSKLVTKNYSTSFSLAVYMLSPSIRDAIYSIYGFVRFADEIVDSFHGFDKEDLINDFEKEYYKSYKSGISLNPILNSFQHTVKEYNITDDLIQAFLKSMKLDLVKSDYDTQDEYEDYIYGSADVVGLMCLKVFVKGNNIRYEQLKVEAMRLGSAFQKVNFLRDLKDDNLVLNRNYFPGVDLKSFDEKAKTAIIKEIEEDFAIAYQGIVKLPIEAKFGVYTAFVYYKKLLKKLKNTPCHEIGNARIRVSNYTKAGLLAQSFVTYKLKLV from the coding sequence ATGAAGCAATTATTTGATGATGTCTCTTTCAAATGCAGTAAGCTAGTTACTAAAAACTATAGTACTTCATTTTCATTGGCGGTATATATGCTGTCACCAAGTATCAGAGATGCTATTTATAGTATTTACGGCTTTGTGCGCTTTGCTGATGAAATTGTAGATTCTTTTCATGGTTTTGATAAAGAGGATTTAATTAATGATTTTGAAAAAGAATATTATAAATCCTATAAATCTGGAATTAGTTTAAACCCTATTTTGAATTCTTTTCAACATACCGTAAAAGAATATAATATTACAGATGATTTGATTCAGGCTTTCTTGAAGAGCATGAAACTCGATTTAGTAAAATCGGATTATGACACTCAAGATGAATATGAAGACTACATTTACGGTTCCGCTGATGTGGTAGGTTTAATGTGTCTCAAAGTTTTTGTCAAAGGAAATAATATTCGTTATGAGCAATTAAAAGTCGAAGCCATGCGATTGGGATCTGCTTTCCAAAAAGTGAATTTCCTTCGAGATTTAAAAGACGATAATTTGGTTTTAAACCGTAATTATTTCCCTGGTGTTGACTTAAAATCTTTTGACGAAAAAGCCAAAACGGCTATTATTAAAGAAATTGAAGAGGATTTTGCAATTGCTTACCAAGGGATTGTAAAATTGCCTATCGAAGCTAAATTTGGTGTTTATACTGCCTTTGTGTATTATAAAAAACTACTCAAAAAGCTAAAAAACACCCCTTGTCACGAGATTGGGAATGCCAGAATCCGAGTTTCTAATTATACGAAAGCGGGACTTCTAGCCCAATCATTTGTAACCTATAAATTGAAATTAGTCTAG
- a CDS encoding deoxyribodipyrimidine photo-lyase codes for MTKLSVAFFWFRRDLRLEDNVGLFHALQSHFPVIPLFIFDDAILDSLPNDDARVGFIYESLAKINSKLHESGSSLLIKKGPTASVWQSLIQEFDIKEVFYNKDYEPYAIKRDLAISEILNSNYTITSFFKDQVIFEELEITKSDGLPYTVYTPYKNKWLEKYKVNAPVTEFDASLYYSNFYKSNFDFPTLEQIGFIESTIKVKPHNLTQISNYHETRDFPAIDSTSYLSPHLRFGTISIRKLVNWAVRKNDVFLSELIWREFFMQILYSFPKVMDHNFKSAYDGIQWRNNEEDFKRWCTGTTGYPMVDAGMRQLNETGYMHNRVRMVVASFLCKHLLIQWQWGEAYFAEKLLDYELSANVGNWQWAAGTGCDAAPYFRVFNPEIQLKKFDEKGIYIRKWIPEFDLGYGAPMVEHAMARDRAIATYKAGILK; via the coding sequence ATGACCAAGCTATCGGTAGCTTTTTTTTGGTTTCGTCGGGACTTGCGTTTAGAAGATAATGTAGGTCTGTTTCATGCGTTACAATCTCATTTTCCTGTAATTCCATTGTTTATTTTTGATGATGCAATTTTAGATAGTTTACCTAATGATGATGCGAGAGTGGGTTTTATTTACGAATCACTTGCAAAGATTAATTCAAAACTCCATGAATCAGGAAGTTCTCTTTTAATAAAGAAAGGACCTACAGCATCAGTTTGGCAATCGTTAATTCAAGAATTTGATATCAAAGAGGTATTTTATAATAAAGATTACGAGCCTTATGCTATAAAGCGTGATCTGGCAATTTCTGAAATTTTAAACTCTAATTATACCATTACCAGTTTTTTTAAAGACCAAGTGATTTTTGAAGAATTGGAAATCACCAAATCCGATGGTTTGCCTTATACGGTTTACACACCCTATAAAAATAAATGGTTAGAAAAATACAAAGTAAACGCTCCAGTAACGGAATTTGATGCTTCCCTTTACTATTCTAATTTTTATAAAAGCAATTTTGATTTTCCAACTTTGGAACAAATTGGGTTTATAGAAAGTACTATAAAAGTAAAGCCACACAATCTCACGCAAATTTCTAATTATCACGAAACCCGAGATTTTCCAGCGATAGATAGCACCTCTTATTTATCACCTCATTTGCGTTTTGGAACTATTAGCATTCGAAAATTAGTCAATTGGGCTGTACGTAAAAATGATGTTTTTTTGAGTGAACTCATTTGGCGAGAGTTTTTCATGCAAATCCTTTATAGTTTCCCAAAAGTGATGGATCATAATTTCAAATCGGCTTATGATGGTATCCAGTGGCGTAATAATGAAGAAGATTTCAAACGCTGGTGCACTGGTACTACAGGTTATCCCATGGTGGATGCAGGAATGCGTCAGCTGAATGAAACGGGGTACATGCACAATCGTGTTCGTATGGTGGTGGCGAGTTTTTTGTGTAAACATTTATTAATTCAGTGGCAATGGGGCGAAGCTTATTTTGCCGAAAAGTTGTTGGATTATGAACTATCTGCTAATGTAGGAAACTGGCAATGGGCAGCTGGTACGGGTTGCGATGCTGCACCTTATTTTAGAGTATTCAATCCTGAAATTCAATTGAAAAAGTTTGACGAAAAAGGGATTTACATTCGTAAATGGATTCCTGAATTCGATTTAGGATACGGAGCGCCTATGGTAGAACATGCTATGGCGAGAGACAGAGCGATTGCGACTTATAAGGCAGGAATATTGAAGTGA
- the mgtA gene encoding magnesium-translocating P-type ATPase, with amino-acid sequence MKTAVPNSFWQFDTTYWYDKLNSSPNGLPKNLAEQVSLQAGHNIKKESVFSKDFFLLTGQFKSPLMLLLIGAVILSAFLGDTSDVFIILFIVLSTGLLSFFQERNAGRIVDKLQSLIALKCSVIRDGIVQDIFSSTIVPGDIIILKAGDMLPADCLIIEANELHTNEASLTGESYPTAKEIGVLDENTEIAKRTNSLWEGTSIVSGTAKALVINTGSNTIFGTITKNANTTVETKFEKGIKDFGFFLMKITLVLSLFILIVNLLYHKNVIESALFALALAVGMAPELLPAITTIAMSAGAQRMLSKKVIVKKLTSIQNLGEVNLLCTDKTGTITEGTIKVVGTVDSLGNECEFVKEIGYWNATFETGYSNPMDDALKELIIDSKITPIKTGEIPYDFIRKRLSIAIITKNDTLLISKGAFNQIISICSTMRLPNGNIENLEQHKAEIEKNFEQYGINALRAIGICYKNIEASTITKEDETAMVFAGFILLEDPIKEGITEAIEKLKKLQVNLKIISGDNKNVSKSTALKIGIKNPVIITGQELYKISPEALKQLVKKTHIFAEVEPQQKERIIQALRKTYTVAYMGDGINDVSAINVADVGISVENAVDVAREAADFVLMEKDLTVIIDGIKEGRKTFANTLKYIFINTGSTFGNMFSVAIASLLLPFLPMLPKQILLTNFITDFPYLTIASDNVDQEQLRKPGKWNLKFIRNYMIIFGIHSSIFDVITFLILFYILKVKESAFQTAWFIESILTELFILFIIRTHKNFFKSKPGKYLFILSVLGLLITIALPYIPFADKIGLSPLPLFNLVLMLLIVATYIITADLLKVWFFKKYRN; translated from the coding sequence ATGAAAACAGCAGTACCAAATAGTTTTTGGCAATTTGACACTACATATTGGTATGATAAATTAAACAGTTCCCCTAACGGCTTGCCCAAAAATTTAGCAGAGCAAGTGTCTCTTCAAGCGGGACATAATATAAAAAAAGAATCAGTATTTAGTAAGGATTTCTTTCTATTGACAGGACAATTTAAAAGTCCGCTAATGCTACTACTAATTGGAGCGGTTATTTTATCAGCCTTTCTAGGTGATACCTCAGATGTTTTTATAATCCTATTTATTGTATTATCTACTGGTTTATTGAGTTTTTTCCAGGAAAGAAATGCAGGACGTATTGTCGATAAATTACAATCTTTAATTGCTTTAAAATGCAGCGTAATCCGAGACGGAATCGTACAAGACATTTTTAGCTCCACTATTGTCCCAGGAGATATTATTATTTTAAAAGCTGGAGATATGCTACCTGCAGATTGTTTAATTATTGAAGCAAATGAATTACACACTAATGAAGCTAGCCTTACTGGAGAATCCTATCCTACCGCAAAAGAAATAGGAGTTCTTGATGAAAACACTGAAATTGCTAAAAGAACAAATTCGCTATGGGAAGGAACCAGTATTGTAAGTGGCACTGCTAAGGCATTAGTAATTAACACGGGATCCAACACCATCTTTGGCACGATCACTAAAAATGCCAACACCACCGTTGAGACCAAATTTGAAAAAGGAATAAAAGATTTTGGTTTTTTTCTAATGAAAATTACGCTGGTATTGTCTCTTTTTATTTTAATAGTTAATTTATTGTATCATAAAAACGTGATAGAGTCCGCCTTATTTGCTTTGGCTTTAGCCGTAGGAATGGCCCCTGAATTACTACCTGCAATTACCACAATCGCTATGAGTGCAGGCGCACAAAGAATGTTGTCTAAAAAAGTTATAGTAAAAAAGCTCACTTCAATTCAAAATTTAGGAGAAGTAAATTTATTATGTACAGACAAAACAGGAACCATCACTGAAGGTACTATTAAAGTAGTAGGAACAGTAGATAGTCTAGGAAATGAATGTGAATTTGTGAAAGAAATTGGGTATTGGAATGCCACTTTTGAAACAGGATATTCAAATCCCATGGATGATGCCTTAAAAGAATTAATAATCGATTCTAAAATTACTCCCATAAAAACTGGGGAAATTCCCTATGATTTCATCCGTAAACGATTAAGTATAGCAATAATTACTAAGAATGACACTTTATTAATTAGTAAAGGAGCCTTTAACCAAATTATTTCCATTTGCTCCACTATGCGTTTACCAAACGGCAATATTGAAAATCTAGAACAACATAAAGCTGAAATAGAAAAAAACTTTGAACAATATGGTATCAATGCATTGAGAGCTATTGGTATTTGCTATAAAAACATAGAGGCAAGTACAATTACAAAAGAAGATGAAACTGCTATGGTATTTGCAGGATTCATTTTACTGGAAGATCCTATAAAAGAAGGGATAACTGAGGCAATTGAAAAATTAAAAAAACTACAGGTTAATCTAAAAATTATTTCAGGGGATAATAAAAATGTATCTAAATCTACAGCACTAAAGATTGGTATAAAAAATCCTGTAATAATCACCGGACAAGAGCTATATAAAATAAGTCCCGAGGCCTTAAAACAATTAGTAAAAAAAACACACATTTTTGCCGAAGTAGAACCACAACAAAAAGAACGAATTATTCAAGCTTTAAGAAAGACGTATACTGTAGCGTATATGGGCGACGGCATCAATGATGTATCAGCAATTAATGTTGCCGATGTTGGGATTTCTGTAGAGAATGCAGTGGATGTAGCACGAGAGGCAGCAGACTTTGTACTAATGGAAAAAGATTTAACCGTAATTATAGATGGTATTAAGGAAGGTAGAAAAACTTTTGCTAATACTTTAAAATACATTTTCATAAATACGGGTTCCACTTTTGGAAATATGTTTAGTGTAGCAATCGCTTCCCTTTTATTGCCGTTCCTCCCCATGTTGCCCAAACAGATTTTGCTAACAAACTTTATTACTGATTTTCCGTACCTAACTATTGCATCTGACAATGTAGACCAAGAGCAATTAAGAAAACCTGGTAAATGGAATCTCAAATTTATAAGAAACTACATGATTATTTTTGGGATACATAGCTCCATCTTTGATGTAATTACTTTTCTTATTCTTTTTTATATTCTAAAAGTAAAAGAATCCGCTTTTCAAACTGCGTGGTTTATCGAGTCCATACTCACAGAGTTGTTTATTTTATTTATCATTCGAACTCATAAAAACTTTTTTAAAAGTAAACCTGGAAAATACCTTTTCATACTTAGTGTCTTAGGATTACTAATAACGATTGCTTTACCCTACATTCCCTTCGCTGATAAAATTGGACTATCGCCACTTCCTTTATTTAATTTAGTACTCATGCTTCTAATTGTGGCGACTTATATCATTACAGCCGATCTATTAAAAGTTTGGTTTTTCAAAAAGTACAGAAATTAA
- a CDS encoding carotene hydroxylase, giving the protein MISFLIFICVFLIMECVTWLTHKYVMHGLMWYFHEDHHQPKYAHPFERNDIFFIIFAVPSIVLFYYGVEGGINYLFFIGLGITAYGFCYFMIHDVLIHQRFKWFKNTKNKYLVGLRKAHKVHHKHLGKEEGECFGMLFVPFKYYKM; this is encoded by the coding sequence ATGATCTCTTTTTTAATTTTTATATGTGTTTTTCTCATTATGGAATGCGTCACTTGGCTCACACACAAGTATGTTATGCATGGTTTGATGTGGTATTTTCACGAAGATCATCATCAGCCAAAATATGCACATCCATTTGAACGCAACGATATTTTCTTTATCATTTTTGCTGTACCTAGCATTGTTCTTTTTTATTATGGAGTTGAAGGCGGAATCAATTATTTATTCTTCATAGGCCTAGGAATTACCGCTTACGGGTTTTGCTATTTCATGATTCATGATGTCTTAATACATCAACGTTTCAAGTGGTTCAAAAACACTAAAAATAAATACTTGGTTGGATTGCGAAAAGCCCATAAAGTACACCACAAACATCTTGGAAAGGAAGAAGGAGAGTGTTTTGGAATGTTATTTGTCCCTTTCAAATATTACAAAATGTAA